The following proteins are encoded in a genomic region of Gammaproteobacteria bacterium:
- a CDS encoding phosphoribulokinase encodes MSKKHPIIAVTGSSGAGTTTVKSAFEHIFHRQNINPVVVEGDSFHRYDRVTMKKKVQQAQKEKRNFSHFGFEANILKDLENMFKTYGENGVCKRRFYLHSEQEAAPYGQNPGEFTPWEDAGEGSDLMLYEGLHGAVVNDKHGIDIAKYADLKIGVVPIVNLEWIQKIHRDTAQRGYKPEEVTDTILRRMRDYVNVITPQFSQTDINFQRIPLVDTSNPFISRDIPTSDESKVVVRFKDSVALKIDFHYLQSMLKDSYMSRRNTIVVPGGKMQLAMEVILHSIIERMLQKSKKLRK; translated from the coding sequence ATGTCTAAAAAACATCCGATTATCGCTGTTACCGGTTCTTCAGGAGCAGGTACAACCACGGTTAAATCTGCATTTGAACATATTTTTCACAGACAGAATATCAATCCTGTTGTGGTTGAGGGTGATTCTTTTCATCGTTATGATCGTGTAACCATGAAGAAGAAAGTTCAGCAGGCTCAAAAGGAAAAGCGGAACTTTAGTCACTTTGGTTTTGAGGCAAATATTCTGAAAGATTTGGAAAATATGTTTAAGACCTACGGTGAAAATGGTGTGTGTAAACGACGTTTTTATTTGCACTCTGAACAGGAAGCTGCTCCCTATGGGCAAAATCCGGGTGAGTTCACGCCTTGGGAGGATGCCGGTGAGGGAAGCGATTTGATGCTTTATGAAGGACTCCACGGAGCGGTTGTGAATGATAAGCACGGAATTGATATTGCTAAATATGCAGATTTAAAAATCGGTGTTGTTCCCATTGTGAATTTGGAATGGATTCAAAAAATTCACCGTGATACAGCTCAAAGAGGTTATAAACCCGAAGAAGTAACGGATACCATTTTGAGAAGAATGAGGGACTATGTCAATGTCATCACTCCGCAGTTTTCACAAACTGATATTAATTTCCAGAGAATTCCATTAGTTGATACCTCAAATCCTTTTATATCTAGAGATATACCGACCAGTGATGAATCAAAAGTTGTAGTTCGTTTTAAAGATTCTGTAGCACTAAAAATAGATTTTCACTATTTACAATCCATGTTGAAAGATTCGTATATGTCAAGACGTAATACGATTGTCGTTCCCGGAGGAAAGATGCAGCTGGCTATGGAAGTGATTCTGCATTCAATTATTGAACGTATGTTGCAAAAGTCGAAAAAATTACGCAAATAG
- the fba gene encoding class II fructose-bisphosphate aldolase (catalyzes the reversible aldol condensation of dihydroxyacetonephosphate and glyceraldehyde 3-phosphate in the Calvin cycle, glycolysis, and/or gluconeogenesis), with amino-acid sequence MALISLRQLLDHAAEKGYGMPAFNVNNMEQIHAIMEAAAITNSPVILQGSAGARKYAGPAFIKGLVQSAVQQWPDIPIVLHQDHGASPAVCQQSLYLGFTSVMMDGSLKEDMKTPSDYEYNVEVTRKVVDMAHACGASVEGELGVLGSLETGMAAEEDGSGAEGKLSMEQLLTDPNEAKDFVEKTNVDALAIACGTSHGAYKFSKPPTGDILSIQRIKEIHQAIPNTHLVMHGSSAVPQEWLKVINEFGGEIPETYGVPVEEVQEGIKHGVRKVNIDTDLRLASTGAIRKFLYENPSNFDPRKFFRKATDAMRDVCINRFEAFGSAGNASKIKPISMDDMAERYKG; translated from the coding sequence ATGGCATTAATTTCATTAAGACAATTATTGGATCATGCGGCAGAGAAAGGTTATGGAATGCCGGCGTTTAATGTGAACAACATGGAGCAAATCCATGCAATTATGGAAGCAGCTGCGATCACAAACTCTCCTGTAATTCTACAAGGTTCAGCCGGAGCCAGAAAATATGCAGGGCCGGCTTTCATCAAAGGTTTGGTGCAATCTGCGGTTCAACAATGGCCGGATATTCCAATTGTTCTGCATCAGGATCATGGTGCATCACCGGCAGTTTGCCAACAATCGCTGTATTTGGGCTTTACATCGGTGATGATGGATGGTTCTTTGAAAGAAGATATGAAAACACCTTCTGATTATGAATACAATGTTGAAGTGACGCGTAAAGTTGTTGATATGGCTCACGCTTGCGGAGCCTCTGTCGAAGGCGAATTAGGTGTTTTGGGTTCTTTAGAAACCGGCATGGCGGCTGAGGAAGATGGTTCGGGAGCGGAAGGAAAGCTATCAATGGAGCAGTTGTTAACCGATCCGAATGAAGCGAAAGATTTCGTTGAAAAAACAAATGTGGACGCTCTGGCAATTGCTTGTGGAACTTCTCATGGAGCTTATAAATTCTCCAAGCCACCGACCGGCGATATTTTATCGATACAAAGAATTAAAGAAATTCATCAAGCGATTCCAAACACGCATTTGGTGATGCATGGCTCTTCCGCTGTTCCTCAGGAATGGTTGAAAGTTATTAATGAATTTGGTGGCGAAATCCCTGAAACCTACGGTGTTCCGGTTGAAGAAGTTCAGGAAGGCATTAAACATGGTGTGAGAAAAGTCAATATTGATACCGATTTGCGTTTGGCATCAACCGGTGCAATTCGTAAGTTTTTATATGAAAATCCATCAAACTTTGATCCTCGTAAATTCTTTAGAAAAGCAACAGATGCGATGCGTGATGTGTGTATCAATCGTTTTGAGGCTTTTGGTTCTGCCGGAAATGCCTCCAAAATCAAACCGATTTCCATGGATGATATGGCTGAAAGGTATAAAGGTTAG
- a CDS encoding DNA-processing protein DprA: MLKKINRLGFQVVSVQLKVDTCAMLASLENNNQATGIMADSLFRASASSNWRQHLKNNKLVLISPFFPESRFTPANAMARNKYIYLLSTATVVVISGEKGGTWEGAKENLKKEWVPTLVSTHQHPLQAGNNALLSGVGLTKGHAKPLPLSLELNNEQISNLIKGQEIEQSKEVSVSNKDVPEISQNSQSSLQSSVLAMPVKDKSQEPSQMIEQQSELWGNQTIAEFNTTESTDNKALNTEKAVDFDETEQDKNLGIEAAPNENNTEGSTKKCSDLSNIHTMSLIDLFYEKLSVLIKQKPNNLIDKTQLDEYFPELEIISKTALDKWLKHLVDEGKILRPSTKIKQFSLPQISLKQ; this comes from the coding sequence ATGTTGAAAAAAATAAACAGGCTTGGTTTTCAAGTTGTATCAGTGCAGCTAAAGGTAGACACTTGCGCCATGCTCGCATCGTTGGAGAATAATAATCAAGCCACTGGAATAATGGCAGACAGCTTGTTTAGAGCCAGTGCCTCAAGCAATTGGCGACAGCACCTAAAAAATAACAAGTTAGTTCTAATTAGCCCATTTTTTCCAGAATCTAGATTTACTCCAGCCAACGCAATGGCGAGAAATAAATATATATACTTGCTGTCTACGGCCACGGTTGTCGTTATATCGGGTGAGAAAGGTGGAACTTGGGAAGGAGCTAAAGAAAACCTAAAAAAAGAGTGGGTACCAACTTTGGTTTCAACTCATCAACATCCTCTCCAAGCTGGAAACAATGCACTGTTATCAGGTGTCGGTCTAACGAAAGGTCACGCCAAGCCTCTTCCTTTATCACTTGAATTGAATAATGAACAAATTTCAAATCTGATAAAAGGACAAGAGATAGAGCAATCAAAAGAGGTTTCTGTATCTAATAAAGATGTTCCTGAAATTTCTCAAAATAGCCAATCGAGTTTACAGAGCAGTGTATTGGCTATGCCAGTTAAAGATAAGTCACAAGAACCAAGTCAAATGATTGAACAACAATCTGAGCTATGGGGAAACCAAACAATAGCAGAGTTTAATACCACAGAATCTACTGATAACAAAGCATTAAATACCGAAAAAGCAGTAGATTTTGATGAGACTGAGCAAGATAAAAATTTAGGAATCGAAGCTGCTCCAAACGAAAATAATACTGAAGGATCAACCAAAAAATGTTCAGACCTTTCTAACATTCATACAATGAGTCTGATTGACCTTTTTTATGAAAAACTATCTGTTTTGATTAAACAAAAGCCCAATAATTTAATTGATAAGACACAGCTGGATGAATACTTTCCTGAGTTAGAAATCATTAGCAAGACAGCACTCGATAAATGGTTAAAACATCTGGTTGATGAAGGCAAAATACTGCGACCATCTACAAAGATAAAACAGTTCTCATTACCTCAAATTTCGCTAAAACAGTGA
- a CDS encoding HAD-IA family hydrolase has product MISLVGLSPLPGDFIMKLKCIIFDVDGTMADTERNGHRVAFNLAFEEKGLNWNWDEELYGRLLKITGGKERINYYQTDFLKKQVLSDEQIKNLHACKTKHYVELLQYGKIPLRSGVKELIEQALQNNIKVAISTTTTPVNVTTLLHATLGKDSKKMFSEIAAGDIVPNKKPAPDIYLHALNNLNLRADDCIAIEDSEAGLESAVNAGIKTIITTNLYTQNQDFSKAELVTNSLAEVNLNQLINILGENHV; this is encoded by the coding sequence ATGATTTCATTGGTGGGCTTAAGCCCACTACCCGGAGACTTTATTATGAAACTCAAATGCATAATTTTTGATGTGGACGGAACGATGGCTGATACCGAACGTAATGGTCATCGGGTTGCCTTTAATCTGGCATTTGAGGAAAAAGGATTGAATTGGAACTGGGATGAGGAGTTATATGGAAGACTTCTTAAAATTACAGGTGGCAAAGAACGCATCAACTATTACCAAACTGATTTTCTTAAAAAGCAGGTTTTATCAGATGAACAAATCAAGAATTTGCATGCTTGTAAAACCAAACATTATGTTGAACTGCTTCAGTACGGGAAAATTCCTTTACGAAGTGGAGTGAAAGAGTTGATTGAACAAGCTCTGCAAAACAATATCAAAGTGGCAATTTCAACCACCACCACACCGGTTAATGTCACTACTTTGTTGCATGCAACTTTAGGTAAAGACTCAAAAAAAATGTTTTCAGAAATAGCAGCCGGAGACATTGTTCCGAATAAGAAACCGGCTCCGGATATTTATTTGCATGCTTTGAATAATCTCAATTTAAGAGCGGACGATTGTATTGCCATTGAAGATTCAGAAGCGGGACTTGAATCGGCGGTGAATGCCGGAATCAAAACAATCATCACCACAAATTTATACACACAAAATCAGGATTTCTCCAAAGCTGAACTTGTCACAAACAGTCTCGCTGAAGTGAATCTCAATCAATTAATAAATATTTTAGGAGAGAATCATGTCTAA
- the tkt gene encoding transketolase codes for MTNRTTLANAIRVLSMDAIQKANSGHPGAPMGMADLAEVLYNDFMKHNPKNPKWFDRDRFVLSNGHGSMLMYSLLHLTGYDLSMDDIKNFRQLHSKTPGHPEYGYTPGVETTTGPLGQGITNAVGMALAEKLLAEEFNQDKLDIVNHFTYVFLGDGCLMEGISHEACSLAGTLKLGKLIAVYDDNNISIDGEVDGWFTDDTAKRFKAYGWHVQKIDGHDSKSIKKAIKKARRVKDKPSIICAKTIIGKGAPNKAGSHDCHGAPLGDEEIALTRKALGWESPAFEIPQDVYDGWNAVESGAKAEKKWNKKFAKYSKKFPEKSAEFALRMKGELPDDFESKAQAEIKKAQAEAPAMPTRKASKYALEALGPLVPGLFGGSADLTPSNNTFWSQSKACNDGELDFSGNYLSYGVREFGMTAMMNGMMLHGGLMPYGATFLMFSEYARNALRMAALMKIRGLFVYTHDSIGVGEDGPTHQPVEQTSTLRLIPNMDVWRPCDAVESVAAWKSGLEKADGPTCLTFTRQNTDKQERTDEQVTNISKGGYVLKDSIGTPEVIIIATGSEVGLAMQAAEQIGDKVRVVSMPCTNIFDKQDQEYKESVLPASVTIRVAVEAGHGDFWYKYVGLNGSVVSQNTFGESAPGAQLFKEFGFTVENVVKAVKQTMGE; via the coding sequence ATGACGAACAGAACCACTCTTGCTAACGCCATCCGCGTTTTATCTATGGATGCGATTCAAAAAGCAAATTCTGGTCATCCGGGTGCTCCTATGGGCATGGCGGATTTGGCCGAAGTATTATACAACGATTTCATGAAACACAATCCGAAGAATCCGAAATGGTTCGACCGGGATCGTTTCGTTTTGTCCAACGGACATGGCTCGATGCTGATGTATTCCTTGCTGCATCTGACAGGCTATGATTTAAGTATGGATGACATCAAAAATTTCCGTCAACTTCATTCCAAAACTCCGGGACATCCGGAATACGGTTACACGCCGGGTGTAGAAACAACAACCGGGCCATTAGGTCAAGGGATTACTAATGCGGTCGGTATGGCTCTAGCTGAGAAACTATTGGCGGAAGAATTCAATCAGGACAAATTGGATATTGTTAATCACTTTACTTATGTGTTTTTGGGTGATGGGTGTTTGATGGAAGGGATTTCGCATGAGGCTTGTTCATTGGCAGGGACGTTGAAATTAGGCAAGTTGATTGCTGTTTATGATGATAACAATATTTCTATCGATGGTGAAGTGGATGGTTGGTTCACCGATGATACGGCAAAACGATTTAAGGCTTATGGTTGGCATGTGCAAAAAATTGACGGACATGATTCCAAGTCCATCAAAAAGGCAATTAAGAAAGCCAGAAGAGTTAAAGACAAGCCATCCATCATTTGTGCAAAAACAATTATTGGAAAAGGAGCTCCGAATAAAGCAGGCTCGCATGATTGTCATGGTGCGCCACTTGGTGATGAAGAGATTGCATTGACTCGCAAAGCATTGGGCTGGGAATCTCCGGCTTTTGAAATTCCGCAAGATGTTTATGACGGCTGGAATGCCGTTGAATCAGGAGCCAAAGCGGAGAAGAAATGGAATAAAAAATTCGCAAAATATTCTAAAAAATTCCCTGAAAAATCCGCCGAATTTGCATTAAGAATGAAAGGTGAATTACCGGATGATTTCGAATCAAAAGCACAAGCAGAGATTAAAAAAGCACAAGCTGAAGCTCCGGCAATGCCAACTCGAAAAGCCTCCAAATATGCTCTGGAAGCACTAGGTCCTCTGGTTCCCGGTTTGTTTGGTGGTTCTGCGGATTTAACACCATCGAATAACACATTCTGGTCGCAATCCAAAGCCTGCAATGATGGAGAACTTGATTTCAGTGGCAACTACTTATCTTATGGTGTGCGTGAATTCGGCATGACAGCAATGATGAATGGCATGATGCTGCATGGTGGCTTGATGCCTTATGGTGCAACATTTTTGATGTTTTCTGAATACGCCAGAAATGCGCTTCGCATGGCGGCGTTGATGAAGATTCGTGGTTTGTTTGTTTATACTCATGATTCGATTGGTGTCGGTGAAGATGGTCCGACTCATCAGCCTGTTGAACAAACCTCAACCTTACGTCTCATTCCGAATATGGATGTATGGCGTCCTTGTGATGCAGTGGAATCAGTTGCAGCGTGGAAATCAGGCCTTGAAAAAGCCGATGGTCCGACTTGTCTGACATTCACCCGACAAAATACCGATAAACAAGAAAGAACAGACGAACAAGTCACTAATATTTCGAAAGGTGGTTATGTTTTAAAAGATTCAATTGGAACGCCAGAGGTAATTATCATAGCAACCGGGTCTGAAGTTGGTTTGGCAATGCAGGCAGCCGAACAAATAGGCGATAAGGTTCGTGTGGTTTCCATGCCTTGCACTAATATTTTTGATAAACAGGATCAGGAATATAAAGAAAGCGTCTTACCGGCATCAGTCACGATAAGAGTCGCTGTGGAAGCTGGACATGGTGATTTCTGGTACAAATATGTGGGTTTGAATGGTTCTGTTGTGAGTCAGAATACATTCGGAGAATCCGCTCCGGGAGCTCAGTTATTTAAAGAATTTGGTTTCACCGTTGAAAATGTGGTGAAAGCAGTCAAACAAACTATGGGAGAGTAA